One part of the Dyadobacter sp. 676 genome encodes these proteins:
- a CDS encoding AraC family transcriptional regulator, translated as MYNWKAIAYLLGFWQGIILALSLIARGAKGQRASLFLGLILVVLAQELLNAWGMQVRYHSRPGMFPFWNFQSYLVLPLALWFFMRSVTEPAFIFKPVYGLAFLAVVAEIAVRWMWWWRWKAAAGNVTSLLDNPVWFSLTEILPIIGMVAVLGVYGMRLYPVWRMHAALKPGHYLRIFGLFGFLSLLTLLWVAGVIFGWPVFTEIEILIAACLFGLGYTGYIDPHFFALPAFPKEEKPGYSRFSDTLELQKIREIFERDRLHTRSGLTLEETADELNLPARYVSQLINTHCGTNFNGFVNAFRVEEVVRKLADPKEKHKTILALALEAGFSSKSTFNQAFRQHTGKSPSQYMQAGKVATEIRV; from the coding sequence ATGTATAACTGGAAAGCGATCGCATATTTGCTAGGTTTCTGGCAAGGAATTATCCTGGCCCTGTCGCTCATTGCCCGGGGCGCGAAGGGGCAGCGCGCGAGCCTGTTTTTGGGCCTGATTCTTGTCGTGCTCGCCCAGGAGCTGCTCAACGCCTGGGGAATGCAGGTGCGCTATCATAGCCGCCCCGGTATGTTCCCGTTCTGGAATTTCCAGAGCTACCTGGTGTTGCCGCTTGCGTTGTGGTTCTTTATGCGGTCGGTTACCGAGCCGGCCTTTATTTTCAAACCGGTATATGGCCTGGCCTTTCTGGCGGTCGTTGCCGAAATCGCGGTCCGATGGATGTGGTGGTGGCGATGGAAGGCGGCCGCGGGGAATGTGACGTCGCTGCTCGACAATCCGGTATGGTTTTCACTGACCGAAATACTACCTATCATCGGCATGGTAGCCGTGCTCGGTGTTTATGGGATGCGGTTATATCCGGTGTGGCGGATGCATGCGGCTTTGAAGCCTGGACATTACCTGCGTATTTTCGGCCTGTTCGGTTTTCTGTCCCTGCTAACGCTGCTCTGGGTAGCCGGCGTGATCTTCGGGTGGCCGGTTTTTACGGAAATCGAAATCCTGATCGCCGCGTGCCTGTTCGGATTGGGATACACTGGTTATATCGATCCGCATTTCTTCGCATTACCTGCGTTTCCAAAGGAAGAAAAGCCCGGGTACAGCCGGTTTAGCGACACATTGGAATTACAAAAAATACGCGAAATTTTCGAACGCGACCGGCTCCACACACGTTCGGGCCTGACACTCGAAGAAACGGCCGACGAGCTTAACCTGCCCGCGCGGTATGTGTCTCAGCTTATCAACACGCATTGCGGAACTAATTTCAACGGATTTGTGAACGCATTTCGCGTCGAGGAGGTCGTCCGTAAACTGGCCGATCCGAAAGAAAAGCACAAAACCATCCTGGCCCTGGCATTGGAAGCCGGTTTCAGTTCCAAATCGACTTTCAACCAGGCTTTCAGGCAACATACCGGTAAATCGCCGTCGCAATACATGCAGGCCGGGAAAGTGGCGACCGAAATCAGAGTTTGA
- a CDS encoding 2-dehydropantoate 2-reductase has protein sequence MLATDNPIYIIGSGAIGKALAVFLKLSGRNVTIVRGSVNDGSLKTENILVEMAGGAVFEAETVVRTMDSLSGTGGIFVLCNKSFGNEQLALLLKNKMGNPPVVLLQNGLGVEEPFVRHGFSEIYRCVLFVTSQVIGEGNVRFKPVGVCPVGIERGDPGHLDKIVQQLNTPYFAFRSEGNIRPVVWKKAIVNCVFNSICPLLDTDNGIFHRNQEALQIARRVIGECLTIATEKGIRLTPDEIEENLLQISRFSDGQLISTLQDIRNGRRTEIETLNLEVVRLAKELGKLDAVQETRLLGELVRLKAELALRQAGN, from the coding sequence ATGCTTGCAACTGACAACCCTATTTACATCATCGGCTCGGGTGCTATCGGAAAGGCACTTGCCGTTTTTCTTAAACTTTCGGGGCGAAACGTCACGATCGTCCGGGGCAGCGTGAACGACGGGAGCCTGAAAACCGAAAATATACTGGTGGAAATGGCCGGCGGGGCTGTGTTTGAGGCCGAAACGGTCGTGCGGACGATGGATTCCCTGTCGGGGACCGGCGGAATTTTCGTGCTTTGCAACAAGTCGTTCGGGAATGAGCAGCTGGCCCTATTGCTCAAAAACAAGATGGGTAACCCGCCTGTCGTACTGCTGCAAAATGGCCTGGGTGTAGAGGAACCATTCGTTCGCCATGGGTTTTCTGAAATTTACAGATGTGTCCTGTTCGTGACGAGCCAGGTCATAGGGGAGGGGAATGTCCGTTTCAAACCGGTCGGCGTCTGCCCGGTAGGCATAGAACGCGGCGATCCGGGGCATTTGGATAAAATTGTACAGCAGTTGAATACGCCTTACTTCGCTTTTCGGAGCGAAGGGAATATCCGCCCCGTTGTCTGGAAAAAAGCGATTGTAAATTGTGTTTTTAACTCGATATGCCCGTTGCTCGATACCGACAACGGTATTTTTCACCGGAATCAGGAAGCATTGCAAATCGCGCGAAGGGTGATCGGGGAATGCCTGACAATCGCAACGGAAAAGGGAATCAGGTTAACTCCCGACGAGATCGAGGAAAACCTGTTGCAAATCAGCCGGTTTTCGGACGGGCAACTTATTTCAACCTTGCAGGACATCCGCAATGGGCGGAGGACCGAGATCGAGACCCTGAATCTGGAAGTCGTGCGACTGGCAAAGGAACTGGGAAAACTCGACGCTGTACAGGAAACCCGGCTCCTCGGAGAGCTCGTCAGGCTGAAAGCGGAGCTGGCTTTACGGCAAGCCGGAAATTAG
- a CDS encoding DUF4932 domain-containing protein, with protein sequence MIPDVLECVPARIGFTDRLALGFLSPDVRQAMIKLLSLLPALFFVQIVFAQNNRTGTSLHEFSVEINRNVELLGFVYFLGYEGAEAGKDAYPEKMRQRYAYGLDLYRRYKSFAGNRNLAVVIGYAQDIWLDYFINLLVQLDNVPDAKLPEGLDTRYYIRFSPSGDAAEARKHATAFLDAMNALYRDVDFGAILAEREIHYANAVAQVRAGLPESGFLPAMEAFYQARFDNYLLVPSLMIPPGMGFGSRYHQHRDTYAVHVFGAFAPAQWTDPTRPDMGFGDKKHLRELSTHEFGHSFVNPVIDKLPGDAIAGTATLFEPIREAMSNQAYTSWKACLYEHFVRAGEVIIAANLGHQADARQLRKYYIEGRKFIYLDILLDELEKYNRKQTASYEMAVAYAMRRLQTQADQARGDRKE encoded by the coding sequence ATGATTCCGGACGTCCTGGAATGTGTTCCCGCGCGCATCGGTTTTACCGACAGGCTTGCTTTGGGCTTTCTTTCACCTGATGTCAGACAAGCCATGATCAAACTGCTATCACTGTTGCCCGCCCTTTTTTTCGTACAGATTGTATTTGCCCAAAACAACCGGACAGGGACTTCCTTGCATGAATTCAGCGTCGAAATAAACCGCAATGTGGAACTGCTGGGTTTCGTGTATTTCCTCGGATACGAAGGCGCCGAGGCCGGGAAAGACGCTTATCCCGAGAAGATGCGTCAACGCTACGCCTACGGCCTGGATCTTTACCGCCGGTACAAGTCCTTTGCCGGAAACAGGAACTTGGCCGTCGTGATCGGTTACGCACAGGATATCTGGCTGGATTACTTCATCAATCTGCTGGTCCAGCTCGACAACGTACCCGACGCAAAGTTGCCGGAGGGGCTGGATACCCGCTATTATATTCGTTTTTCGCCCAGCGGCGATGCCGCCGAAGCAAGGAAGCACGCGACGGCATTCCTGGACGCGATGAATGCGCTTTACCGCGATGTGGATTTCGGTGCGATCCTGGCCGAACGCGAAATCCACTATGCCAATGCCGTGGCACAGGTACGTGCCGGTTTGCCCGAAAGCGGTTTCCTGCCGGCGATGGAGGCGTTTTACCAGGCGAGATTTGATAATTACCTGCTCGTGCCCAGCCTGATGATACCTCCCGGAATGGGTTTCGGAAGCCGTTATCACCAGCATCGCGACACCTATGCCGTCCACGTTTTCGGCGCTTTTGCACCGGCACAATGGACTGATCCGACCCGGCCGGACATGGGTTTCGGCGACAAAAAGCACCTGCGCGAACTGAGCACGCATGAATTCGGCCATTCGTTCGTGAACCCGGTGATCGACAAGCTCCCGGGAGATGCGATTGCCGGGACGGCCACATTGTTCGAGCCAATCAGGGAAGCGATGTCGAATCAGGCCTATACCAGTTGGAAGGCATGCCTGTACGAGCATTTTGTGCGGGCCGGCGAGGTGATCATTGCCGCCAACCTGGGCCACCAAGCCGATGCAAGGCAGCTCAGAAAGTATTATATCGAGGGCCGGAAGTTTATTTATCTGGATATTTTGCTGGACGAGCTGGAAAAATATAACCGTAAACAAACCGCTTCGTACGAAATGGCCGTGGCATATGCGATGCGGCGCCTGCAAACGCAAGCCGATCAGGCACGGGGAGACCGGAAGGAATGA
- a CDS encoding alpha/beta hydrolase → MNKHILHGLCLAIGALMASCQSGTQKEQNAATPKETATARPAKPSESGYADVNGLKMYYEVYGQGKPLVLLHGSFMNIPTNWAHIIPMLADRKVIVAEMQAHGRTKDISRDLSYEGMADDVSGLLKHLKVDSADVLGYSMGGGVAFQMAIRHPAQVRRLVILSGAYAHDGWWPDVEASFATITADMFKGSPIQTQYDSLGNDPAKFPDFVKKVISIDLKPYDWTKEAKNIKAPLFMVIGDADGVRYEHALDLFRAKGGGKMGDIHGLPKSRLAILPGTTHIGMIQRTDWLIPMVRDFLDSDLNTAPPTF, encoded by the coding sequence ATGAACAAACACATCTTACATGGCCTCTGTCTGGCCATCGGTGCATTGATGGCATCCTGCCAGTCGGGCACCCAAAAAGAACAAAATGCGGCAACGCCGAAAGAAACCGCGACAGCCCGGCCCGCCAAACCATCCGAAAGCGGCTATGCGGATGTAAACGGGTTGAAAATGTACTATGAAGTTTACGGTCAGGGCAAACCCCTCGTGCTGCTGCATGGCTCTTTCATGAACATCCCCACGAACTGGGCACACATCATACCGATGCTGGCGGACAGAAAGGTGATCGTCGCCGAAATGCAGGCCCATGGCCGCACGAAGGATATTTCGCGCGACCTGAGCTACGAGGGTATGGCCGACGACGTTTCGGGTTTACTCAAACACCTCAAAGTCGACAGCGCCGACGTTCTGGGTTACAGCATGGGAGGCGGGGTCGCTTTCCAGATGGCCATTCGGCACCCTGCGCAGGTGCGCAGGCTTGTCATCCTCTCGGGGGCATACGCGCACGACGGATGGTGGCCCGACGTCGAAGCCAGTTTTGCGACCATCACTGCGGACATGTTCAAGGGCTCGCCGATCCAGACACAATACGACAGCCTGGGCAACGATCCGGCAAAGTTCCCCGATTTTGTCAAAAAGGTGATCAGCATCGACCTGAAACCGTACGACTGGACGAAGGAAGCCAAAAACATCAAAGCGCCGCTGTTTATGGTTATCGGCGATGCCGACGGCGTCCGGTACGAGCACGCGCTGGATTTGTTCCGTGCCAAAGGCGGCGGCAAAATGGGCGATATCCACGGGCTTCCGAAGTCCCGGCTGGCCATTCTTCCCGGCACTACGCACATCGGCATGATCCAGCGCACCGACTGGCTGATCCCGATGGTCAGGGACTTCCTGGATTCGGACCTGAATACGGCACCGCCGACATTCTAG
- a CDS encoding DUF3078 domain-containing protein has protein sequence MSTRGLIHGAFLFVLFSVSDTLAQNKVDLSNSLNAGRLKTASDTTWRKIEFGANLNQGSFSSNWTGGGVNSVALGVFFNALNETKKGKDSWRNDFQSQYGIVRNKGQQSRKNVDRIFFDTKYNREISTKWSLFANFNFLSQFAAGYEYNTNPDSINLKKKVSGLLSPAYLTEAIGIEYRPAPYFFVDFAPGALRQTVVIDKDLYVNTPDQKNYGVPIGKRVRTEAALIQLVANFDKDIAKDVNLKFRYLMFSTFHDPLEIDNRLDAQLTAKINKYVNVNLGAIVVYDRDQSSKIQFAQALSIGFLFAF, from the coding sequence ATGAGTACAAGGGGGTTAATCCACGGCGCGTTTTTATTTGTTTTATTCTCAGTTTCAGACACATTAGCCCAAAACAAGGTCGACCTCAGCAATTCCCTCAATGCGGGGCGGCTGAAAACAGCAAGTGATACCACCTGGCGCAAAATCGAATTCGGCGCAAACCTGAACCAGGGCTCTTTCAGTTCCAATTGGACCGGCGGTGGGGTTAACTCGGTGGCGTTAGGCGTATTTTTTAACGCATTGAACGAAACAAAAAAGGGGAAAGACTCCTGGCGTAACGATTTTCAATCGCAATACGGGATCGTCCGCAACAAAGGCCAGCAGAGCCGCAAGAATGTCGACCGCATTTTTTTCGATACCAAATATAACCGCGAGATTTCCACGAAATGGAGTCTTTTTGCGAATTTCAATTTCCTGTCGCAGTTCGCGGCGGGTTACGAATACAACACGAATCCCGATTCAATCAACTTGAAGAAAAAGGTCTCGGGCCTGCTGTCTCCGGCCTACCTGACCGAGGCGATCGGTATCGAATACCGCCCCGCACCTTATTTCTTTGTGGATTTTGCACCGGGCGCATTGCGGCAGACGGTCGTAATCGATAAAGATCTGTATGTCAACACGCCCGATCAGAAGAATTACGGCGTGCCCATCGGCAAGCGCGTCAGGACCGAGGCGGCCCTGATCCAGCTGGTGGCCAACTTCGACAAGGACATCGCCAAAGATGTGAACCTGAAATTCAGGTACCTGATGTTCTCCACCTTTCACGACCCATTGGAAATCGATAACCGGCTCGATGCGCAACTCACGGCGAAGATTAACAAATATGTAAATGTAAACCTCGGGGCAATCGTGGTGTACGACAGGGACCAGAGCTCCAAAATACAATTTGCGCAGGCGCTCAGCATTGGCTTCCTTTTCGCTTTCTGA